In the Catenovulum adriaticum genome, GCAATACCGCAAAGTGGTTGACTATTATATGCTCAGGCACAAAATGAAACCGGGTATTACTGGTTGGGCCCAAATTAATGGCTGGCGCGGCGAAACAGATACGCTAGACAAAATGCAAATGCGGATTCAGTTTGATTTAGATTACATTCGTAATTGGTCGCTATGGATGGATTTTAAAATTGTTATTTATACCTTTTACAAAGGCTTTGTTGGAAAAAATGTTTATTAATATCAGATAATTTTTGTCTTTAAATGATTATTTTATTCAACCCAAAGTAAAGGATTCTTATGTTAATTTCTGTTTGTATATGCACTTATAAACGCGCGCATATTAGCCAAACGCTGGCCAGTATTAATAACTTAAATTTACCACACGGCTGTGAGATTGAAATTGTGGTGGTTGATAATGATGCCGATTTGTTTGCTAAACCATTAGTTGAGCAAGCCAGAAGTCAGTTAAATTGTTCTCTGCATTATTTACAGCAAACGGCTCAAAATATTTCTGCCGCCAGAAACTTATGTTTAGAAAAAGCCTCGGGTGATTGGGTCGCTTTAATTGATGACGACGAAATAGCCGATCCAAACTGGTTACTTAATTTATATCAAGCCGCCCAGCAGTATCAGGCAGATATTGTTTGTGGGCAGGTTGTTTCTACGTACCCTGCAGGCACAGAACAATGGATTATTGATGGTGGATTTTTTGATCGTAAACGCCATTCAAATGGAACGCAGTTAAGCAGTTGTGCCGCTAATTGCACTTTATTTAAACGAGATAAAATTCAAGATCGCCGGTTCGATTTATCTTACGGAAAAACCGGCGGCGAAGATGCTGAGTTTTTTAATGGCCTGCATAATCAAGGTTGTAAAATTGTCTATTGTGATGACGCCATTGTAAGCGAAGAAGTTGAAGCTAACCGCTTAAATATTCGCTATTTAATTACTCGAAAAATGCGAATTGGCGCTACTTTCAGCAAATATAGATTTGCTCAGAAAACCCTAGGGGAAAAGTTATTTTATATTGCTAAAACCTCAGGCTTAGCTGTGTTGAGTTTGGCTTTTACCCTGCTTTGTCTGCCGTTAGGAAAAGCTGTTTATTACCATAGATTTTTAACCTTTATTGATAAATACGGCAAGTTGCGATTTTTAGTCACAGGTCAAATTAAGGCGATGTATTAAGCATGACAGACAAGGTAAATGAAATGAGTAAACCAGAAAGATATATTGCTTTAGATGGCTTAAGAGGCGTTTGTGCGCTGCTTGTTTGTATTTTGCATGCTCGGTTATTAACTCATTTATATCCACTTGATTTTATTAGAAATGCATATTTATTTGTTGATTTTTTCTTTGTCTTAAGTGGCTTTGTGATTTGTGCCAGTTATAGCCATAAGCTCAATAATTTTAATCAATTAAGTGTCTTTTTTATTAAGCGCTTAGGGCGTATTTGGCCTTTGCATTTATTAGTTTTATTGGGCTTTTTGAGCTTAGAGTTTGCGAAATGGTATGTTGCCAGCCAGTATGCGGTGGACAGTCAGACCAGTGCTTTTTCTGGACGGTTTTCATTAGACGCCTTGTTTACAAATGTTTTTTTAATTCATGCTTTAGGCATACATGATTCGCTAACTTGGAATAATCCAAGTTGGAGTATCAGTGTTGAATTTATCACATATATGGCGTTTGCCGTTATTTGTTTATTATTATTCAGTTTTCGACGAATTTTAGCTTATGTAGCTATTACCATAGCATCACTTGTTATTTTGTTTAATGTGATGCAGACAAATTTAGATCTAACCTACGACTATGGTTTACTCAGGTGTTTTGCGGGCTTTTTTGTAGGAGTATTGGTTTATCGTTTAAAAGCTGTGATCGGGTTAAATTTAAGCTTTATACAAGGCAGTGTTCTTGAACTAATAGCTGTTGCTAGTGTGATTTATTTTGTAGCTGAATTTGGCGCAAATCAATGGTCATTATTAGCACCTGTTTTATTTGGTTTAATTGTGTTTTGTTTTGCAGCAGAAGCCGGTGTGGTGTCTAAATGGTTAAGTGGTAAATGGGTTCAGCTCTTGGCTGTGCTTTCATTTACTATGTATATGATTCATTCATTTATTTTAACTTTATTATGGCGTGTCATTTATTTGATAGACCAAGGTCAGGGCCAGTATATAAAGTCAGTGGATGATGCGCACGGGTACAATCAAATTGTACAGTTTTCGAATTTGTATTTTGCTGACTTGATACTGGTCTGTTATTTATTATTAGTAGTAGCTTCATCTTATCTGGTGTATCGATTTTTTGAAAATCCATGGCGAAAACGTTTTGCCCAGTTTGCACACCAGTATGTGGCCCAATCTGAATCGATAAAAACTGCACCTGTAAAGTCTGAAGGTTGATCAATGCGAGCTATTGAGTGGTTAGATAAGTACGCGTTTTTAATTATTTTACTTTATTGCTTGGGGTTGTTTTCGCCAGAGCTAGCACCCAAAGGCACAATGATGGATACAGAAGCTGAGTACCGCGCAACTTCTATGTCAAGTAGTAATATAACTAAGCAGTTGTTTTGGTTTTTAGCTTTTTTTTATTTAGCCTGGCGCTTGGTTAAATTAAATTTTATGAGTTTACCCGCTCAACGGCAATTGCTTACATTATTGATGATCTCTGGGTTAGCTTTGGCCAGTGTGTTGTGGTCCGCTTATATGACTTACACAATAAAAAGAGCGTTATTTCAGCTTATATTTTGCTTTTGTATTTTTACTTCTTTTTATTTATCCAGATTGCATCAAAGCTATGCTCAATCTCTATTTATGGCTATATGCCTGATTATTTTTATGATTTTTTTGTCTGTTGGAATGGGGGGGGCCTTTGGACCGGATGGCGCTTTAGCAGGATTTAATCGAAGTAAAAACTTATTGGGGCAAAACTTACTGGCCATGTTTGTCATGATGATCTTGTTAATTAAACTGGATGGTATTGAAGTTAAAAAGCTGTACCTTTGTTTAGCAATGATATTTTGTTTTTTAGTTTTGACAGGCAGTAAAACGAGTTTAGCGTTGGCAATGCTATTTATTGGCTTGGCTTTATCCGGTACCTTGATTGCAAAGTTTATTGTTGGGTTTAGTTTTTTGGTATTGAGCTCAGTCTTTATTTTTATTCCTGGGTTGTCATATATTTCAGGTGAGATGTTTCATATTGGCCAATATATGGAACCAGCGGCATTTACTGGCCGGGGGTTAATTTGGGATACGCTTTATTATGACATGGATTATTTTTCTAAAGTGCTTTTAGGTTATGGATATGGCGCTTATTTTGGCGTTGGCGTTATTCCTTATTTTTTTGACGATCCATGGAGCTTCTTGCAACAAATCACGTCACCCCATAATGGCTATTTGGACATGTTTCTGCAATTTGGTGTACTCGGTTGTAGTTTTTTAATTAGTTTATTTATCACTTTGTGTGCAGGCGTTAAATCAAAATGGCTGGCAGGAGCGTTAATTGTGCCGGTGATTTACAGCTTTACTGAAGCTGCTGTGTTTAGGGATCAAAGCATGATGTGGTTTTTAACCATAGTGTTATTTGCTTATATTGCTGACTATCAAGAGGCTTACCAGCAAGTTGACGATAGCGACGACTATGATGATGCTGAGCAAACTGCAATTAAGGAAGTTAGCTTTCCACAGGCTTATAAATAAATTAAAACGAATTGTATGGGAGCACAATGATAAAAATTAACATGGATATCAGCTTAATGATTAACGGTCAAATAAATGTGTCGTTATTAAGTTGGACTTGGAGGAGGATTTATACTGGCGAACATTTAGAGGTTCACGCTTTGTGTAAAAAAGGAGTAGTAAATGGCTAGAATTACTTGGTTAGATTCCTGTCGAGGGATGGCCATCTTATTGTTAATAGCGATTCATTATATTGGGGCTTTAGAGAGTCGGGCTGTTATATCTTTAGAGCTGCTTGAATATATACAAGCATTTTTGCGTGTAGCTACTCCGTTTTTTATTTTAACTTTTGGTTTTACGTATTATGTCGCACACCGAAAGTTGTTGACTAAGAATTCTATTGGGGCTTTTTATAATCAAAAGCTGTGCAAAAGAATAGCTCAAATTTTTCTGGCCCGGCAATTGATTGTTGTTATTTTAGCTTTTAGGTTTCCAGAGCAAGCAAATGGATTGTATGAAATTTTATTGTATCAAAGCTTTTCAATGGGCGGAGAAATCCTGACATTTTATTTGCTCGCCTTAATTGTTGCGCCCTTGAATATTTGGATGCTTAATAAAATTGCGAATTGGCAGTATGTGCTGATTTGGTTAATTGTATATGCTTGTGCATATTACATAGGTACTCACTTTGTAGATTCTGATAGTGCTGGAGTATTAAGGTTATTGTTTTTAGATGTTTATCCGTTTTTTCCTTTAATGTTTCTAGCTGCATTTGGAATGCTAATCGGACAGTTTTATTTTTCTGTTAATTCTAATCAGACTCGGGTAAATGTATTGCTACCCATTGCAATGTTTTTATTGTTATTCGGTGGGACAGGCATAAATGTTATTAGCGAGCAACCTATCCATGATCTAGCCATCGCTTTATTTAAAGCGCCGCCTCATTTTTTATATTTATCGCTTTATGGAGGGGTAACTGTATTGCTCATTTTAATTCTCGCAGCATTAACCGAACATAAGTTGATTCCTCAAACGTTATCTCGAGTTCTTGCTGTGGTGGGCCGTAATACTTTAATTGCTTATGTAGCTCATTACACTCTGTATTTACCTAGCATACTAGCAAAATTATATAAACCGGTTATTTGGCTGGAGGTGGTAGGCTTTATGGTTATGCTGTTTACAAGCTTTGTATTGATATATGTATGGGATACTTACAAAAATAATATGAAATCTAAAACTGTTACAAAGGAACCTATATGAAAGTTGCTATTATTCATGATTGGCTGGTGGTGAATGGCGGAGCCGAAAAAGTTTTACAAGAAATCATTGCTTTGTACCCAACGGCTGATATTTACACTTTAGTGGACTTTTTACCGGAGGATAGCCGGGACTGGTTAAAAAACAATAAGGTTTATACTTCGTTTATTCAAAAACTGCCTTTTGCTAAAAGTAAGTATCGAAATTATTTTCCATTTTTTCCGATTGCGGTAGAACAGTTTGATTTGTCTGAATACGATTTAATTATTTCGTCTAGTTACTGTGTTGCTAAGGGGGTTATTACCAGCCCAGAGCAAACTCACGTTTGTTATTGCCATTCGCCAGCGCGTTATGCGTGGGATTTACAAGCACAGTATTTAAAGGAAAGCGGGATGACTCGCGGTGTTAAATCTGCGGTAATTCGTCACTTTTTACATAAATTTAGAATTTGGGATAGTCGCACGGCCAACGGTGTTGACTTATTTATTGCCAACTCTGAGTTTATTAAAAAGCGAATTTACAAATGTTATCGACGTGAAGCTGAGGTGATTAACCCGCCAGTTAATTTATCTCAATTTCAGTATTGCGATGATAAACAGGATTTTTACTTAACTGCCTCGCGTTTAGTGCCTTACAAAAGAATTGATTTAGTGGTTGAAGCCTTTACCAAAATGCCAGAAAAAAAATTAAAAGTGATTGGCGACGGCCCAGAAATGGAAAAGCTTAAACGACTGGCTCAAGGTCATGACAATATTGAATTAATGGGCTTTCAATCAAATGAAGTGCTGATTAAAACGATGCAGCAAGCAAAAGCCTTTGTTTTTGCGGCAGAAGAAGATTTTGGCATTATACCGGTTGAAGCTCAGGCATGTGGCACACCTGTGATTGCTTATGGCAAGGGTGGTAGCCTAGAAACAGTAGCCGCTAATGTATCAGGTATACATTTTGAAACTCAAACCTTAAGCTGTTTAATGAATGCGATTAATGAATTTGAAAATCAAGGAACAATATTAGATTACGCTCAAGTTCGAAAGCATGCAGAGAAATTTTCAGTAGAATCTTTTAAACAAAATTTATCGACGGTAATAACACGTACGCAGGAGGCAAACGCGTGAAAATATTGCATATCCATCAAGATTACCCCGATGGACGGCCTTTTCCTCATACCAAGGCAGTGCATCATTTAATAAAAGCGGCACAGCAGCAAGATGCATCTACTATGCATTTTGTGCTGTCGGTTAACCGTACCTCAAATCCATTTAAGGTTTCGTTTAAAACGTTTAAGCAAGGAGTCAGTATTGTTTATTGGGCAATCCCTTTGCCTTTTTTGTACGCGCCTAGCTTATTTTTTTGGGCTTGGTTAATAGCTCGAAAATTAAAACGATGTGAATTTACGGCGGTGCACGGCCATAAGTTAACCAGCGAAGGTGTACTGGCTTATCGGTTGAGTAAAGCGTGGAAAGTTCCTTATTTAGTGTCAGTTAGAGGAGGCTCTGATTTACACAATATAGGGCGTTTAGCTGATTGTAAAAAGCTGTTTTCAAAAGTATACCAACAGGCCGCATTTGTTTTTTGGGTCAGTCCGTGGGCGAAGGCGAGCGTAGAGCAAAAACTAGGAGTTGAGAGGGTAGATAAACAAGCCAGGTTTGCCAATATTTGCCAAATTGATCCGCAATTGAAAGATTTGCCAGTTGAGCGCAATCAATACCTAACCGTATTAAGTTTTCATCAATACCAGCGCAAAGGTATTATGCCGTTAATTGAAGCTATTTCAGAGTTAAAGCAGGCAGGAACTCAGATTGAGTTGAATGTTTGTGGCAGTGGCAATGACTCAGTTAAGCAGCAATTAATTGAATTGATCCAATCGTTAAATTTAGAAAACCAAGTAAAACTATTAGGGCAACTGCCGCACGATCAATTATTGCAATTAATGAAAAAGAGCAAAGGCTTTTTATTGCCTGCTAAAAATGAAACCTTTGGCATGGCTTATATCGAAGCTTTGTCTTGTGGTTGTCCTATTTTGTATCACCAAAATACGGGGGTAGACGGGTTTTTTGATGCGTTTCCCCTCGGAGTAAAAGTATCAGAGCAAAGTATTGGTGAACTCTTTGTTGCACTAAGACAGCTTGAAGTGCAATACCCTTTATATAAGGCCAATGTACAAAAGTTGATCAACCAAGGATATTTAAAAGAATTTACTGCTGATTATGCGGCGAATCATTATTTAACTCATTTAAAGCAGGTTGTTTAATGATGATAAAAATTGCTTTGTATTATTTAATTTTTGCCAAACTGCCGTCAGCTCGCTTTACCTTGTTATTTTCAAAATGGCGAGTTTGGTACTTTACTCGGGTGCTTAAAATTATGAAATCAGGACCTAATGAATCTATGTTAGGTCACAACATTTACATTGCCAATGGTCAGCGTGTGCAGTTTGGGTACGGTTGTCGGGTGAATGAAAATGTATATATTGAAAAAGCGGATATTGGCAATGATGTATTGATTGCGCCAAATGTGGCCATTTTAAGCCGAATGCATGAATTTGAACGAACTGATATTCCTATGTCTCTGCAAGGATATCGACCTGAAAAAGGTGTGGTTATTGGCGATGATGTTTGGCTAGGCCGTAATGTGATCGTGATGCCCGGTGTTAAAGTCGGTCGAGGATCTATTGTTGCAGCCGGTGCAGTCGTTACCAAAGACGTGGAACCTTTTTCAATTGTGGGTGGTGTACCTGCTATTTTGATTAAACGGAGAAAACAATGACGAAAAAAGTCAAACCCATATTGACAGTTGTTAATGCTGGAGGGCATTTAACGCAAGCACTTTGCATAATGCAAGCAATACCAGAGTTTCATTTGGTTACGTCCGTCAATATAAAAGCTGATACAGGCGCTAAGTCTCTAACAGTGATCAAAAGCTCACAATTTAATCCATTGCGTCATTTTACTAACGTGTTTAAAGCTATTGGTATAATACGCAAAATTAATCCGCAGGCCGTCTTTAGCACAGGCGGACCTATTTGTATTCCTTTTGCTCTGGCGGCTAAATTATTGGGCGTTAAGTTTATTTATCTGGATACTTTATCCCGTGTTGTTGAGCCTTCTCATACTTGTGCTTTTCTATATAGATTCAGATTAGCAGACCAAATTTTTTGTCAATGGCAAGCTGTAGCCAATAAATATCCGAGGATTCAATACCATGGAAAAACCTTTAATATATGTGACCACGGGAACGTGCCATTATAAATTTGACCGAATGTTAAGGTTAGTTAACCAATGTATTAAGCAAATTACAACACCATATGAATTAGTGGTGCAATATGGGAGTTCTTCTAACATTAAACTTTATAATAGTACTCGTCAGACGGAGTTTGTTTCAAGAGACGAAGCCGAAGGTTTTTATAAAAATGCGGCTCTTATTTTTAGTCATTGTGGCATCGGGAGTATTTTTAATTCTATTAAACATGATACGCCGACGGTAATTATTCCTAGGCTAGAGAAATATAAAGAGTTTTCTGATGATCACCAGCTACAAATCGCCCGTGAAATCGCAACGAATCCTTTATTATTTTTATTGGAAGATAATGATCCTAAGGTGATAACTAAATTTATGACTTTTTATCAAGAGGGAGTCAATCATGATAAGACAGAGCGGGATTTAGTAAATTATCAATTGGCGAACCATATTAAGACAGTTTTATATGCGGAATAAATTATGAAATATGTAATTGCGGCAGTGCCTTATTCGGACAATTTAGGGGATGGCATTATTGCAGATAACCTTAGGTTTTACTTTAAAAGTAAAAATATAGAAACTGTAGAAGTTTGTGATATCAGTTATCGTGATCAAGTGCCAAACAAAGCTGGTAAAGCACAAGGTTTTAATTTATTTGTTAAATTACCTAGCCCAATTAGAAAGTTAATGGTTCTGCTGTTTTTTTCACTGAAATATTTACGGGTAGGAAGAGTATATTTGAAGCGCAAACTGGTTGCGGCAGATAAATTGGTTATAGGTGGAGGGCAGTTGATTAGTGATGTTGACTTAAACTTCCCGTTTAAACTTTATTTGTTAATTCGGTTAGCAGAAAAAAACCAAATACCGACTCAAATATTATCAGTTGGGGTTGCTAATAAATGGAGTTGGCTAGGGAAGAAGTTAATGAGCCGAGTATTGCATTCTAAGGTACTAGATAAAATCTCGGTAAGGGATCAAGTATCACGAGACAATATGTTTAATTTTTTTGGTGTTGATTCTGACATTATTCCGGACCCAGCACTAATGAGTGCTTCGCTAAATGAATATACGCAAACGCCTATTAAAAAATTAAACAAAACACTCGGACTAGGGATTGCTGATTTACAGAGTTTGAATTACTCCGGTGATATTAAATCTGATTTAGAGGCTAATTCAGTCGCTCATTTAGTATCGGTAATAAAATTTGCAAACCATCAAGGTTATCAAGTTCAGTTATTTACAAATGGTGCGGCTGAAGACGAAGCTTACCTTTATGATATTGTGCTTGCTCAATTAGTACATACAGACCTGGAGTACTCAGTTCAACCAAGGTGCCAGTCAAGTATTGAGTTAGTTAATTTCATACGCTCCACTGATTTGATTATTTCGCATCGCTTGCACGCTAACATTGTAGCCTTTAGTTTCAAGATACCTTCCTTTTCTGTTGGCTGGGATAGTAAAGTAATTTCATTTTTCAGTTTGGTTGGTTATGAAGATAGGGTGTTTCAAGATTTACAAAGTTTAGCTGATGAGCTACCTAAATTGTTTTCCAGTGATAGCCAAATTGAGTTTGATTTTAATCAAATTGAAACTCAATATGCTAATTTAATTGATGATCCAACATGAATTTAAATCGTGAACTTAAATCGGCTATTGTTCGAAGTTTGCTTGGTAAATATAGCTTATATATTTTTCAGCTTGGTTCGTTAGCCATTTTATCTAGAATATTTACACCTGAAATGTTTGGTGTACTGGCAACAGTGCAGATGCTG is a window encoding:
- a CDS encoding acyltransferase family protein, whose protein sequence is MARITWLDSCRGMAILLLIAIHYIGALESRAVISLELLEYIQAFLRVATPFFILTFGFTYYVAHRKLLTKNSIGAFYNQKLCKRIAQIFLARQLIVVILAFRFPEQANGLYEILLYQSFSMGGEILTFYLLALIVAPLNIWMLNKIANWQYVLIWLIVYACAYYIGTHFVDSDSAGVLRLLFLDVYPFFPLMFLAAFGMLIGQFYFSVNSNQTRVNVLLPIAMFLLLFGGTGINVISEQPIHDLAIALFKAPPHFLYLSLYGGVTVLLILILAALTEHKLIPQTLSRVLAVVGRNTLIAYVAHYTLYLPSILAKLYKPVIWLEVVGFMVMLFTSFVLIYVWDTYKNNMKSKTVTKEPI
- a CDS encoding glycosyltransferase, with translation MEKPLIYVTTGTCHYKFDRMLRLVNQCIKQITTPYELVVQYGSSSNIKLYNSTRQTEFVSRDEAEGFYKNAALIFSHCGIGSIFNSIKHDTPTVIIPRLEKYKEFSDDHQLQIAREIATNPLLFLLEDNDPKVITKFMTFYQEGVNHDKTERDLVNYQLANHIKTVLYAE
- a CDS encoding O-antigen ligase family protein; this translates as MRAIEWLDKYAFLIILLYCLGLFSPELAPKGTMMDTEAEYRATSMSSSNITKQLFWFLAFFYLAWRLVKLNFMSLPAQRQLLTLLMISGLALASVLWSAYMTYTIKRALFQLIFCFCIFTSFYLSRLHQSYAQSLFMAICLIIFMIFLSVGMGGAFGPDGALAGFNRSKNLLGQNLLAMFVMMILLIKLDGIEVKKLYLCLAMIFCFLVLTGSKTSLALAMLFIGLALSGTLIAKFIVGFSFLVLSSVFIFIPGLSYISGEMFHIGQYMEPAAFTGRGLIWDTLYYDMDYFSKVLLGYGYGAYFGVGVIPYFFDDPWSFLQQITSPHNGYLDMFLQFGVLGCSFLISLFITLCAGVKSKWLAGALIVPVIYSFTEAAVFRDQSMMWFLTIVLFAYIADYQEAYQQVDDSDDYDDAEQTAIKEVSFPQAYK
- a CDS encoding glycosyltransferase family 2 protein, translating into MLISVCICTYKRAHISQTLASINNLNLPHGCEIEIVVVDNDADLFAKPLVEQARSQLNCSLHYLQQTAQNISAARNLCLEKASGDWVALIDDDEIADPNWLLNLYQAAQQYQADIVCGQVVSTYPAGTEQWIIDGGFFDRKRHSNGTQLSSCAANCTLFKRDKIQDRRFDLSYGKTGGEDAEFFNGLHNQGCKIVYCDDAIVSEEVEANRLNIRYLITRKMRIGATFSKYRFAQKTLGEKLFYIAKTSGLAVLSLAFTLLCLPLGKAVYYHRFLTFIDKYGKLRFLVTGQIKAMY
- a CDS encoding glycosyltransferase produces the protein MKILHIHQDYPDGRPFPHTKAVHHLIKAAQQQDASTMHFVLSVNRTSNPFKVSFKTFKQGVSIVYWAIPLPFLYAPSLFFWAWLIARKLKRCEFTAVHGHKLTSEGVLAYRLSKAWKVPYLVSVRGGSDLHNIGRLADCKKLFSKVYQQAAFVFWVSPWAKASVEQKLGVERVDKQARFANICQIDPQLKDLPVERNQYLTVLSFHQYQRKGIMPLIEAISELKQAGTQIELNVCGSGNDSVKQQLIELIQSLNLENQVKLLGQLPHDQLLQLMKKSKGFLLPAKNETFGMAYIEALSCGCPILYHQNTGVDGFFDAFPLGVKVSEQSIGELFVALRQLEVQYPLYKANVQKLINQGYLKEFTADYAANHYLTHLKQVV
- a CDS encoding polysaccharide pyruvyl transferase family protein, which gives rise to MKYVIAAVPYSDNLGDGIIADNLRFYFKSKNIETVEVCDISYRDQVPNKAGKAQGFNLFVKLPSPIRKLMVLLFFSLKYLRVGRVYLKRKLVAADKLVIGGGQLISDVDLNFPFKLYLLIRLAEKNQIPTQILSVGVANKWSWLGKKLMSRVLHSKVLDKISVRDQVSRDNMFNFFGVDSDIIPDPALMSASLNEYTQTPIKKLNKTLGLGIADLQSLNYSGDIKSDLEANSVAHLVSVIKFANHQGYQVQLFTNGAAEDEAYLYDIVLAQLVHTDLEYSVQPRCQSSIELVNFIRSTDLIISHRLHANIVAFSFKIPSFSVGWDSKVISFFSLVGYEDRVFQDLQSLADELPKLFSSDSQIEFDFNQIETQYANLIDDPT
- a CDS encoding glycosyltransferase family 4 protein, whose translation is MKVAIIHDWLVVNGGAEKVLQEIIALYPTADIYTLVDFLPEDSRDWLKNNKVYTSFIQKLPFAKSKYRNYFPFFPIAVEQFDLSEYDLIISSSYCVAKGVITSPEQTHVCYCHSPARYAWDLQAQYLKESGMTRGVKSAVIRHFLHKFRIWDSRTANGVDLFIANSEFIKKRIYKCYRREAEVINPPVNLSQFQYCDDKQDFYLTASRLVPYKRIDLVVEAFTKMPEKKLKVIGDGPEMEKLKRLAQGHDNIELMGFQSNEVLIKTMQQAKAFVFAAEEDFGIIPVEAQACGTPVIAYGKGGSLETVAANVSGIHFETQTLSCLMNAINEFENQGTILDYAQVRKHAEKFSVESFKQNLSTVITRTQEANA
- a CDS encoding acyltransferase family protein, whose amino-acid sequence is MTDKVNEMSKPERYIALDGLRGVCALLVCILHARLLTHLYPLDFIRNAYLFVDFFFVLSGFVICASYSHKLNNFNQLSVFFIKRLGRIWPLHLLVLLGFLSLEFAKWYVASQYAVDSQTSAFSGRFSLDALFTNVFLIHALGIHDSLTWNNPSWSISVEFITYMAFAVICLLLFSFRRILAYVAITIASLVILFNVMQTNLDLTYDYGLLRCFAGFFVGVLVYRLKAVIGLNLSFIQGSVLELIAVASVIYFVAEFGANQWSLLAPVLFGLIVFCFAAEAGVVSKWLSGKWVQLLAVLSFTMYMIHSFILTLLWRVIYLIDQGQGQYIKSVDDAHGYNQIVQFSNLYFADLILVCYLLLVVASSYLVYRFFENPWRKRFAQFAHQYVAQSESIKTAPVKSEG